CGATTTTCGACTTGCCTGTCAACATCACCAATGCGATTAGCAAGTCGGACGATAGGGTCGATTGTAAATTGTTGGAGAACGACTTGCTCAAGCCCGATGAAATTGCCGCCAGCAATGATACTCTGCCCGGGCAGCCTTGGGTGGATGCAGATGCTAGTGATGGTGGTAATAGTAGTAGCAGCAGTGGTGGTGGGGAGACTAACAGTGGTGGCCGTGTTAGAGGTACTATGAAGCAATGGGGTCTGTTTGCCATGGTGGTTGGGGGTCTGTTGCTGGTTTGAGGGGCTGGACATGAGCACCTGGCGGATTGGATCTTCTGGATTTtgacatatatatatcttgtaattatatctatatacaatTCTCTCACACGTCCTTAGGCGATTACCTATTATCGTTTGAATTAGTTCCTGGAGGTAGCCTCAGGCATGAACAGTTAATGACCGTTGCAGGTGACAGTGGCAGAACTCATAGTTTCCATGCCTACTCCCATATCGAcaggcaaaagcaaaaggtaTTAGGATAAACAACTCCCAACATGACATCGTTACTGACTCAACAGTCCTAATGCGACTTCCTCTGCGCGCTCCAGGAGCGGAAATGGTCTGCCAGTGTCTCCTCCAAAGGTCGGTAAACGATCTTTAACTCCTCCACACTGGCATGATTGTTGATATTGAATCCGATACCCAAATTCAATTTAAGCCATTTCTGGCTTAAGCCGAGTAACGGTCCACACAAACGCACCAGCGAATTTGGAAGCTTATGTTCCGGAATCCGGCTGGAGTGAGCAAGTGAGCGTAGGATGCGAGCAAACTCCACAAAACTATGCGTCTCTTTGTCGGCTAGGATATAGCGACCATGCGAATCCGGGTTTTGGGCTACTCGAAGGTGAGCCGTGGCAACCTCTCGGACGTCGACAGTGGCAAACCACAGGTCTGGAACTCCCAAGAACAGTTCGCCGCGGAGCAGCTGGTCAAGTAGAGACAGGCTGCCAGATTCTGATGTGGGAGAGAGCGACGGGCCCAAAACCAGCCCGGGGTTGATTGTCACTAATCTCCAGCGCTGTGGGCTCGGTTGGGCCTCGTAGTATTTCCACGCCTCCTTTTCGGCAATCACCTTAGAATAAGAATAGGAATTGTGGGTGAcggtgctggtggtgttgaAATACTCGCTGGAGAGTGTATTATCCTTCATACTCTGCACATCTGCGTTGTCCCCAAAGATGGCCGCTACCGATGATGTGACGACGACTAGTTTGATCGTTTCGCATTTCTGGACCGCATCGAGAACATGTTGTGTTCCTTTGAGAGCTGGCTCGACTACCTCTTTCTGGCCGTCACGGATCCGACTCTCGATAAAAAAGGGTGAGGCAATGTGGTATACCACCGAACAGCCCTTGGCTGGCTCGTCGAATGACCCTGGTTTCAGGAGATCCGCCTCAAATAAAGTCAATTTCCCGGGCCATTTGGCCTGCATATCGAGTAGGTGTTTGATCTTTTTCTCGTTCTTTATGCTGCGAACCGTCGCGCGGACCTGATGACCGCTCTCGAGTAGTTGTTGGACGACATGACTGGCTATGAAACCACTTGCGCCTGTCACGAGGCATATATTTTCTGTCATTTTCAGGTATCACTCGTGTCGGATCACAGTGTAAATGGCAGTCCCTGTTCTACCGAATTGTGTGTGATGCCTTTTACTTTCTCGATTTCGCTTGAATCTCCTGTTTCGTGACTACATGGGCAGCCCCGGAATTTATATCCGAGTGCTAAGTAAACCAGTTCAGAAAGCTTGTTCGATCATAATAATTTTCTACATCATGCGATCCAATTCTGTGCATATCTTTATTTGCCTCCCACCGCGATAAATGGGATAGAACCATGTAAGAAAATCTCTTAAAACCATACGCACGGGTGTTTACATCaaatactagtatctacCCCAAGGCAATAGTGTTCGGGATCGGGCTGTTAGTTCCCCCGATCTGCTTGAGGCATACGTCATGAAGAATCCAGCAAAACACGGTTCAAGTAAAGTTTCAATTATGGAGCCAGAGTAAAGTTAGCGTATGTCGCAGACCCTGTAAAGTGGAAGTggcaataataataatgattgAACGAGCCCCTGGACACATGGATTGTCGCCTAACTTGATAAGCCAGAGCTCTATGGCGGTATCTAGGGGCGCTTATCCCGGCGTGGCCTTCACCAAGGGCCCACATAGCCCTAATTGTATATTCAGCAATTTAATTGCCCCTTAGAGATTCTGCTAGcagaaaattaaaattactatattgcAATGTGAATTTAATAACTTGCAATCAAACCAGTAATACAGCACATGAGCCAGCATTAAACGTGTCTCAATACTCTATCCCCGGAAAGCCGCCCAAGCCTGAAACGCCCCTGCAGCCGCCGTAATAAGACCACTAGATATCACCCCTCCCCTAAGATACGATACCGAACTACCCCAAGCAATCAAAGTAAGTAAACCAGCGATAGCCCGGTTCAGCGGTTCATCCAGTGCCTGCGGATTCAATGACCATTGGAGATTCAGCAAGGCTAGAAAAGGTAAGTCAGTTAGAGCACAGGACAATCCATGGGATTGTAAGTATAAGAGCGAAGAAATATACCAGTTAACACTAGATAACCACTCCCTTGAAACCATCCCACAGTACTGCAAACATATGCTATACTGGGTAGTTCTTGGAACCGGCGCAATCGCATGAATTTACGGCTGGAGAGCTGCTTCTTTGTCAGGTTTTATCTGTAGTGGATTGGGATTGCTAGTAACTAACTGCATGTCCAAAGGCGAGGACTAGAGAGCCGTATGCTGCAGCTTTTAGGTGACCTGGGTTTGCCATGGTGTGGATATGTCGGGTATGGAACGAGGTAAGTAGTATGGAGTGGTCTGGAAATAGGTCAGGGAGTTGGATGTTATAAACGTTCTATGTCCCTGATGTAGACTCGGATGAACGTGTTTATGTCTTCCGATAACCTAGGTTGAATTGGCAGAGTTGGAGTAAGTACTAAAGGCGGAACTCCGGTCTTGAGCTTCCCAGGCTTGGGTCTTCGCCTAGCCAAATTTGGGGTGGCTTGCGAGGTCCCCTGGCCTGGACCCTTACACTTCCTTGTGGGATACTTGCTATTATCTTATATCTAGCTGAATCTCTAATGATTTAAGATTTTTCCATCTCCGGATGATGTCTATAGCTTAATTGCCACCTTATGATGGGTGACATACGAGTAACGTAGCATACGATTGCAGTATTCATCTGTGCGAACTGATAATGGGGATTTGACCCAGGATTTTGTGCAGTGGGCATATGTTTTCGGAAGCTCGGGATTTTATTGCTAAGTCGCAAAAAGAGGATGAAACCTGCTTTTCCAAGGGCTTCTCTACCAATTGTGAGGAGAATGAGAACAGAAGCGAAAACATGTATATTAAGTGGTACGTTCTTAGACGTATGAAAATAGTACATAATGAACATAAACAACCCCAAACGACAGACAGgaaaaagaatggaaaaggaaTGCCTGGACATGACCACTATCGGCCAGATCAGGCTATTGCGCATTCTCGGGCTTGACAACCTGGATAACCACCTTCCCCAGACCACCGCGATTGCTGTA
This DNA window, taken from Aspergillus flavus chromosome 5, complete sequence, encodes the following:
- a CDS encoding flavonol reductase (unnamed protein product) — encoded protein: MTENICLVTGASGFIASHVVQQLLESGHQVRATVRSIKNEKKIKHLLDMQAKWPGKLTLFEADLLKPGSFDEPAKGCSVVYHIASPFFIESRIRDGQKEVVEPALKGTQHVLDAVQKCETIKLVVVTSSVAAIFGDNADVQSMKDNTLSSEYFNTTSTVTHNSYSYSKVIAEKEAWKYYEAQPSPQRWRLVTINPGLVLGPSLSPTSESGSLSLLDQLLRGELFLGVPDLWFATVDVREVATAHLRVAQNPDSHGRYILADKETHSFVEFARILRSLAHSSRIPEHKLPNSLVRLCGPLLGLSQKWLKLNLGIGFNINNHASVEELKIVYRPLEETLADHFRSWSAQRKSH